A region of Gracilinanus agilis isolate LMUSP501 chromosome 3, AgileGrace, whole genome shotgun sequence DNA encodes the following proteins:
- the ANKRD65 gene encoding ankyrin repeat domain-containing protein 65 yields MGQHFMDLEMGDAKAQKKEEEQPLSLLPASKGWGQGQVIKAIWKGQLGLMKQLLRQGTCINERDPVGRTLLHHAVASGHIPLVRFLVQRGAAVDAADEDLVTPLHWATWKGQTQVAELLLQRGAPALAKSRRGFTPLHWAAALGHTLLVQRLLAHGLDAASGDVHGWTALHWAAAGNQLHVVELLSHQGISLDISCSGGPHPVHVAAGTGRKETLQFLLVLGANVNTQDGTGATALTIASDLGDQEVVRLLLDHGAEGDLPDQHGRSALHRAATAGHLPVVRLLVERGAAVDARDALYLTPLHHAALGGHTVVASYLLDRGAEVDAAGWLHKTALHLAVEKGHCSMAELLLRWGASPNLRTQWLETAADLAAPDSPLKTLCSFQKGQEEICKAGQNMGPST; encoded by the exons ATGGGGCAGCACTTCATGGACTTAGAGATGGGGGATGCAAAGGcccagaagaaggaggaagagcagCCTCTGAGTCTCCTTCCTGCCTCAAAGGGCTGGGGACAAGGCCAAGTGATCAAGGCCATTTGGAAAGGCCAGCTGGGCCTGATGAAGCAGTTGCTGAGGCAGGGGACTTGCATCAATGAGAG GGATCCAGTAGGCCGGACCCTGCTCCATCATGCAGTGGCAAGTGGCCACATCCCTCTGGTCCGCTTCCTAGTACAACGTGGGGCCGCAGTGGATGCAGCAGACGAGGATCTGGTCACTCCTCTGCACTGGGCCACCTGGAAGGGGCAGACCCAGGTGGCTGAGCTTCTCTTGCAGCGGGGGGCCCCAGCTTTAGCCAAGAGTCGAAGAGGCTTCACACCACTGCACTGGGCAGCTGCCCTGGGACATACACTTCTGGTCCAGAGGTTGCTTGCCCATGGCCTGGATGCTGCTAGTGGGGATGTGCATGGGTGGACAGCACTGCACTGGGCAGCTGCAGGGAACCAGCTTCATGTAGTAGAACTCCTGAGCCACCAGGGCATCTCACTGGACATCAGCTGTTCAGGAGGCCCTCATCCTGTGCATGTGGCTGCAGGGACTGGAAGAAAGGAGACACTGCAGTTCCTTCTGGTCCTGGGAGCAAATGTCAATACCCAAGATGGCACTGGAGCAACGGCCCTCACCATTGCCTCTGACCTGGGGGACCAGGAG GTGGTAAGGCTGCTCTTGGACCATGGAGCTGAGGGGGATCTTCCAGACCAACATGGCCGCTCTGCCCTCCACCGGGCAGCTACTGCAGGCCACCTTCCTGTGGTCCGGCTGCTGGTGGAGAGAGGAGCTGCGGTGGACGCCCGGGACGCACTATATCTCACACCCCTGCACCACGCGGCCCTGGGAGGACACACTGTGGTTGCCAGCTACCTGCTGGACCGAGGAGCAGAGGTGGATGCCGCCGGTTGGCTTCACAAGACTGCTCTGCACTTAGCCGTGGAGAAGGGTCACTGCTCCATGGCAGAACTATTACTGAGGTGGGGGGCCAGCCCCAACCTGCGGACACAGTGGCTGGAGACGGCAGCAGACCTTGCTGCTCCCGACAGTCCTCTTAAGACTCTCTGCTCTTTTCAGAAAGGCCAAGAGGAGATATGCAAGGCTGGACAGAACATGGGCCCCTCCACGTAG